AGCGATGCCGCGTTTGAATTCTAAACCGGGAAAGACGATGTATCAGAAAGATCAAGGTCCTTTGATCCGAATGAATATTAGAATGGGAACTGGAATCGTTTCCATTCTCGCTTCGTTTGCGGCCTCTCACGGAGTGTCCCGCTGTTTTTTAGTGAATTATCTGCTTTGGTTGGAAGAGATCGGAGTCGGGAATTCTATTGTGGAAACGGTTTCTGTGGGAACTCCCACCTTTCACGATGTCTACAGGAATATTCTGACCCTCGATTTCAACTCCAACACGGTTACTCGCGAATTTCAATTCGAACCGAACCCAATTTACGCACAGGATTTGGACTATCGGAATTATTTTTCTCGAAAAATCTTCGAAGATAACTAATTCCAATCAAACGCGAATACGCACACACTGAATTCTTAAATATGGAGAATGAGGGAGGATGTTTTTTTGCGGTTTACGCATGTCCACATGACGATTCCGAAAAGAAATCATTGCAATTCGCTGTAAATCATACAAAGATAACACTGTATCGCACGAACCCCATACGAATACAAAGGAATAATTCGGCTTTATGAAAGACGAACATATATTAGTACATAGTAAAATTATAAAATATCTTCAATGGTTTTTCCGAACCGATAAACTCG
The window above is part of the Leptospira sanjuanensis genome. Proteins encoded here:
- a CDS encoding DUF1564 domain-containing protein, whose translation is MGNIILAETQKVRKRWIVDGESSVETFLIPERYWTGLNEKDRKNLPKRIPTLIRRYAKYIVAMPRLNSKPGKTMYQKDQGPLIRMNIRMGTGIVSILASFAASHGVSRCFLVNYLLWLEEIGVGNSIVETVSVGTPTFHDVYRNILTLDFNSNTVTREFQFEPNPIYAQDLDYRNYFSRKIFEDN